Proteins encoded by one window of Arabidopsis thaliana chromosome 2, partial sequence:
- a CDS encoding zinc-binding protein-like protein (zinc-binding protein-related; Has 67 Blast hits to 67 proteins in 11 species: Archae - 0; Bacteria - 0; Metazoa - 0; Fungi - 0; Plants - 67; Viruses - 0; Other Eukaryotes - 0 (source: NCBI BLink).) has translation MSKPRWFQVLTEEDLDGNYQKHTCGFRKNIFRFESCDVVCPEGIDPNHIQPHVQVCTMLDLNAFELNQISDLFDCSQIQNHGYVGGKQFIMLRPWRDCVRNTEGCTKHVQGINSKFCTFTCKIEHVLEHEGDLSSITRLWSSEDDSRELSEHVGDLAIHPCGDPERIFPLKKRSRRRREFFDSYYEDIYASY, from the exons ATGAGTAAACCGAGATGGTTTCAAGTATTGACAGAGGAAGACTTAGATGGAAACTACCAAAAGCATACTTGTGGTTTCCGAAAAAACATCTTCAGGTTCGAGTCCTGCGACGTAGTGTGCCCCGAGGGCATAGATCCCAACCATATTCAACCTCATGTTCAA GTGTGCACCATGCTTGATCTTAACGCCTTTGAACTGAACCAAATCTCTGATCTCTTTGATTGTTCCCAAATTCAA aatCATGGTTACGTTGGAGGGAAGCAGTTTATAATGTTGAGGCCATGGAGAGACTGTGTAAGAAATACAGAAGGTTGCACTAAACATGTCCAAGGGATTAATTCCAAGTTCTGCACTTTCACCTGCAAGATCGAACATGTTTTGGAGCATGAAGGTGATTTGTCCAGCATTACTAGACTTTGGTCGTCGGAGGATGATTCGAGAGAACTGTCAGAACACGTTGGTGATTTAGCAATCCATCCTTGTGGTGATCCAGAGAGAATCTTTCCATTAAAGAAGAGgtctcgaagaagaagagagtttttTGACAGCTACTACGAAGACATCTATGCATCATACTAG